A region from the Falco rusticolus isolate bFalRus1 chromosome 4, bFalRus1.pri, whole genome shotgun sequence genome encodes:
- the MIOS gene encoding GATOR complex protein MIOS isoform X2, translated as MSGSKPDILWAPHHVDRFVVCDSELSLYHIDSAVSSELKAGSLRLSEETTATLLSINSDTPYMKCVAWYPKYDPECLLAVGQANGRVVLTSLGQDHNSKSKDLIGKEFVPKHARQCNTLAWNPLDSNWLAAGLDKHRADFSVLIWDISSKYAPETAVATEKVRLSAGDPEAGLVVTKPLYELGQNDACLSLCWLPRDQKLLLAGMHRNLAIFDLRNTSQKIFVNTKAVQGVTVDPYFHDRVASFYEGQVAIWDLRKFEKPVLTLTEQPKPLTKVAWCPTRTGLLATLTRDSNIIRLYDMQHTPTPIGDETEPTIIERSVQPCENYIASFAWHPTSQNRMVVVTPNRTMSDFTVFERISLAWSPVTSLMWACGRHLYECTEEGKASSLEKDIATKMRLRALSRYGLDTEQVWRNHLLAGNEDPQLKSLWYTLHFMKQYTEDMDQKLTGNKGPLVYAGIKTIVKSSLGTTENLRHSRSGADRQADIIQYLSEERSLALQLCGWIKKGTDLDVEPFLNSLEQEGDWERAAAVALFNLDIRRAIQILNKGASSGKGDLNLNVVAMALSGYTDEKNSLWREMCSTLRLQLNNPYLCAMFAFLTSESGSYDGVLYENNVAVRDRVAFACKFLNDAQLNRFIEKLTNEMKDAGNLEGILLTGLTKDGVDLMESYVDRTGDVQTASYCMLQGSPSDVLKDERVQYWIENYRNLLDAWRFWHKRAEFDIHRSKLDPSSKPLAQENFFSTPVLKTKIRDVSSRCL; from the exons ATGAGTGGCTCCAAACCTGATATTTTGTGGGCCCCGCACCATGTTGACAGATTTGTTGTATGTGATTCGGAATTGAGCCTTTATCACATTGACTCTGCTGTAAGTTCAGAACTCAAGGCAGGATCCTTGCGGTTGTCGGAAGAAACTACAGCTACGCTATTGTCAATAAATTCAGATACACCATATATGAAATGTGTGGCTTGGTATCCAAAGTACGATCCTGAATGTCTCCTTGCTGTTGGACAGGCCAATGGTCGAGTGGTACTTACTAGCCTTGGTCAAGATCACAACTCAAAATCTAAAGATTTGATAGGTAAAGAGTTTGTTCCCAAACATGCACGGCAATGCAATACTCTTGCGTGGAACCCACTAGATAGTAATTGGCTTGCTGCAGGGTTAGATAAACATCGGGCTGACTTTTCAGTATTGATCTGGGATATCAGCAGCAAATATGCCCCAGAAACTGCAGTTGCTACAGAGAAAGTAAGACTTTCAGCAGGAGATCCGGAAGCAGGACTGGTAGTAACAAAGCCACTCTATGAATTGGGACAGAACGATGcttgtctctctctctgttgGCTTCCACGGGATCAGAAGCTGCTTTTGGCTGGAATGCATCGAAATCTGGCTATCTTTGATCTGAGGAACACAAgccaaaaaatatttgtaaacacCAAGGCTGTCCAAGGAGTGACTGTCGATCCCTATTTCCATGATCGTGTAGCTTCCTTCTATGAAGGTCAGGTGGCCATATGGGATttaagaaaatttgaaaagccTGTTTTGACCTTGACGGAGCAACCAAAACCCTTAACAAAAGTTGCGTGGTGTCCAACAAGAACTGGATTATTAGCTACTTTAACAAGGGATAGTAATATTATTAGACTGTATGACATGCAGCATACTCCCACTCCTATTGGAGATGAAACTGAGCCAACGATAATTGAAAGAAGTGTCCAACCTTGTGAAAACTACATTGCTTCGTTTGCCTGGCATCCAACAAGTCAAAATCGAATGGTAGTAGTGACTCCCAACAGGACTATGTCTGACTTCACAGTTTTTGAAAGGATTTCTCTCGCATGGAGTCCAGTAACATCCTTAATGTGGGCTTGTGGACGACATTTATATGAGTGtacagaagaaggaaaggctAGTTCCTTGGAAAAAGACATAGCAACCAAAATGCGGCTCAGAGCTTTGTCAAGGTATGGTCTTGATACTGAACAAGTTTGGAGAAATCACCTCCTGGCTGGAAATGAAGATCCTCAGCTGAAATCACTTTGGTACACTCTGCATT TTATGAAACAGTATACTGAAGATATGGATCAAAAACTTACAGGAAACAAAGGTCCCTTAGTTTATGCTGGCATTAAAACAATCGTGAAGTCATCTTTGG GAACAACAGAGAACCTCAGGCACAGCAGGAGTGGAGCTGATAGACAGGCAGATATTATTCAGTATCTGAGTGAGGAGAGATCCTTGGCTTTGCAGCTCTGTGGGTGGATAAAGAAGGGAACAGACTTAGATGTGGAACCTTTCTTAAATTCATTGGAACAGGAAGGAGACTGGGAGcgagctgctgctgttgcactTTTCAACTTGGACATACGGCGAGCAATACAAATCCTAAATAAAGGGGCTTCCTCGGGAAAAG GTGATCTGAACCTTAATGTAGTGGCAATGGCTCTATCAGGCTACACGGACGAGAAGAACTCACTTTGGAGAGAAATGTGCAGTACTCTAAGACTGCAATTGAACAATCCCTACTTGTGTGCTATGTTTGCTTTCCTGACAAGCGAGTCTGGTTCATATGATGGTGTTTTG tatgaaaataatgtagCTGTACGAGACAGAGTGGCATTTGCTTGCAAGTTCCTCAATGATGCTCAG TTGAACAGGTTTATTGAAAAGCTGACTAATGAAATGAAAGATGCTGGGAATTTGGAGGGAATACTGTTAACAGGGCTGACAAAAGATGGAGTTGACTTGATGGAAAGTTACGTTGACAGAACTGGAGATGTCCAGACAGCAAGCTATTGCATGTTACAG GGTTCTCCATCAGATGTACTTAAGGATGAGAGGGTTCAGTACTGGATTGAGAACTACAGGAATCTCCTAGATGCTTGGAGATTTTGGCACAAACGTGCAGAATTTGATATCCATAGGAGTAAGCTGGATCCCAGTTCAAAACCTTTAGCCCAG gaaaactttttttccactc
- the MIOS gene encoding GATOR complex protein MIOS isoform X3 — MSGSKPDILWAPHHVDRFVVCDSELSLYHIDSAVSSELKAGSLRLSEETTATLLSINSDTPYMKCVAWYPKYDPECLLAVGQANGRVVLTSLGQDHNSKSKDLIGKEFVPKHARQCNTLAWNPLDSNWLAAGLDKHRADFSVLIWDISSKYAPETAVATEKVRLSAGDPEAGLVVTKPLYELGQNDACLSLCWLPRDQKLLLAGMHRNLAIFDLRNTSQKIFVNTKAVQGVTVDPYFHDRVASFYEGQVAIWDLRKFEKPVLTLTEQPKPLTKVAWCPTRTGLLATLTRDSNIIRLYDMQHTPTPIGDETEPTIIERSVQPCENYIASFAWHPTSQNRMVVVTPNRTMSDFTVFERISLAWSPVTSLMWACGRHLYECTEEGKASSLEKDIATKMRLRALSRYGLDTEQVWRNHLLAGNEDPQLKSLWYTLHFMKQYTEDMDQKLTGNKGPLVYAGIKTIVKSSLGTTENLRHSRSGADRQADIIQYLSEERSLALQLCGWIKKGTDLDVEPFLNSLEQEGDWERAAAVALFNLDIRRAIQILNKGASSGKGDLNLNVVAMALSGYTDEKNSLWREMCSTLRLQLNNPYLCAMFAFLTSESGSYDGVLYENNVAVRDRVAFACKFLNDAQLNRFIEKLTNEMKDAGNLEGILLTGLTKDGVDLMESYVDRTGDVQTASYCMLQGSPSDVLKDERVQYWIENYRNLLDAWRFWHKRAEFDIHRSKLDPSSKPLAQVSEHH; from the exons ATGAGTGGCTCCAAACCTGATATTTTGTGGGCCCCGCACCATGTTGACAGATTTGTTGTATGTGATTCGGAATTGAGCCTTTATCACATTGACTCTGCTGTAAGTTCAGAACTCAAGGCAGGATCCTTGCGGTTGTCGGAAGAAACTACAGCTACGCTATTGTCAATAAATTCAGATACACCATATATGAAATGTGTGGCTTGGTATCCAAAGTACGATCCTGAATGTCTCCTTGCTGTTGGACAGGCCAATGGTCGAGTGGTACTTACTAGCCTTGGTCAAGATCACAACTCAAAATCTAAAGATTTGATAGGTAAAGAGTTTGTTCCCAAACATGCACGGCAATGCAATACTCTTGCGTGGAACCCACTAGATAGTAATTGGCTTGCTGCAGGGTTAGATAAACATCGGGCTGACTTTTCAGTATTGATCTGGGATATCAGCAGCAAATATGCCCCAGAAACTGCAGTTGCTACAGAGAAAGTAAGACTTTCAGCAGGAGATCCGGAAGCAGGACTGGTAGTAACAAAGCCACTCTATGAATTGGGACAGAACGATGcttgtctctctctctgttgGCTTCCACGGGATCAGAAGCTGCTTTTGGCTGGAATGCATCGAAATCTGGCTATCTTTGATCTGAGGAACACAAgccaaaaaatatttgtaaacacCAAGGCTGTCCAAGGAGTGACTGTCGATCCCTATTTCCATGATCGTGTAGCTTCCTTCTATGAAGGTCAGGTGGCCATATGGGATttaagaaaatttgaaaagccTGTTTTGACCTTGACGGAGCAACCAAAACCCTTAACAAAAGTTGCGTGGTGTCCAACAAGAACTGGATTATTAGCTACTTTAACAAGGGATAGTAATATTATTAGACTGTATGACATGCAGCATACTCCCACTCCTATTGGAGATGAAACTGAGCCAACGATAATTGAAAGAAGTGTCCAACCTTGTGAAAACTACATTGCTTCGTTTGCCTGGCATCCAACAAGTCAAAATCGAATGGTAGTAGTGACTCCCAACAGGACTATGTCTGACTTCACAGTTTTTGAAAGGATTTCTCTCGCATGGAGTCCAGTAACATCCTTAATGTGGGCTTGTGGACGACATTTATATGAGTGtacagaagaaggaaaggctAGTTCCTTGGAAAAAGACATAGCAACCAAAATGCGGCTCAGAGCTTTGTCAAGGTATGGTCTTGATACTGAACAAGTTTGGAGAAATCACCTCCTGGCTGGAAATGAAGATCCTCAGCTGAAATCACTTTGGTACACTCTGCATT TTATGAAACAGTATACTGAAGATATGGATCAAAAACTTACAGGAAACAAAGGTCCCTTAGTTTATGCTGGCATTAAAACAATCGTGAAGTCATCTTTGG GAACAACAGAGAACCTCAGGCACAGCAGGAGTGGAGCTGATAGACAGGCAGATATTATTCAGTATCTGAGTGAGGAGAGATCCTTGGCTTTGCAGCTCTGTGGGTGGATAAAGAAGGGAACAGACTTAGATGTGGAACCTTTCTTAAATTCATTGGAACAGGAAGGAGACTGGGAGcgagctgctgctgttgcactTTTCAACTTGGACATACGGCGAGCAATACAAATCCTAAATAAAGGGGCTTCCTCGGGAAAAG GTGATCTGAACCTTAATGTAGTGGCAATGGCTCTATCAGGCTACACGGACGAGAAGAACTCACTTTGGAGAGAAATGTGCAGTACTCTAAGACTGCAATTGAACAATCCCTACTTGTGTGCTATGTTTGCTTTCCTGACAAGCGAGTCTGGTTCATATGATGGTGTTTTG tatgaaaataatgtagCTGTACGAGACAGAGTGGCATTTGCTTGCAAGTTCCTCAATGATGCTCAG TTGAACAGGTTTATTGAAAAGCTGACTAATGAAATGAAAGATGCTGGGAATTTGGAGGGAATACTGTTAACAGGGCTGACAAAAGATGGAGTTGACTTGATGGAAAGTTACGTTGACAGAACTGGAGATGTCCAGACAGCAAGCTATTGCATGTTACAG GGTTCTCCATCAGATGTACTTAAGGATGAGAGGGTTCAGTACTGGATTGAGAACTACAGGAATCTCCTAGATGCTTGGAGATTTTGGCACAAACGTGCAGAATTTGATATCCATAGGAGTAAGCTGGATCCCAGTTCAAAACCTTTAGCCCAG